The DNA window GGCAGGTGTCAGCCATAGCAGTCTGCTGACCTTCTGGTCACTTTGGTTCttccattgcagtgctgcctttTGGCTCTGCTAACTGTGACCCCTTGGGCTGCCAGCCCACAGCAATGCATGGGGTCGTTGTCACCAAAGCACAGGACCCAGCCCTGGGTTTTGTTGGAGTTCATTCCATTGGCCTCAGCACATCCAGATGCCCCTGGAGGACCctcctaccctcaggcagataAGTTCCAACTTGGCGCCGTCTTCATCATCCAGGAAGGAGGTATTCAGCCTTTCAACAACTGCTAAGACGTGCCAGTGGCAGCTCTTATCCTTATGGTGGGTAGCAGGGCTTGAAGCGTCCTGTGCTTCTGCAGATGGAATTGCAAACACCCTCAGGGTTGGAAATCCCTCTgtgcagggcagccctggagGGCTCTGCAGTCCTACAGCTCCTCTCCCTGGAGATGGAGGGATGGGACCAGCTGTGCAGAGGAGCACAGACAGAGGCCACTccaacagctgctgctccctgcccactCCCAGGGCACGAGGTACAGAAGATGGCAGCTGTGGCTCCAGTCCTACCCCAGGACTTGCTTTCTGCCCTAACAGGATCTTCTGTCACATAAAGCAGTGCCaccccagcagccccactcTGCCCCAGGCAACACGAAGCTCTGAGGAACCTGGAGGACAGATTGTAACAAGCTTTTCCCAGCACGAGGAGTGGTCAGAttttgctcagctctgcagctacCATCTCCCAAAGTCACAGACCTACTGCAAAGAGTGATAGCACAAGGGCTGCAGAATGGGTTGTAGTAATTGCTCTAGATGTCACCAAACAGCAGCACGCGTTCAGCCCCATCAAGGTGCCAGGACTGCTTTGCCAGCCCACAGGGACCACAGCATGAGATCCTCGTGTGAAGCCAACAGCGAATGAGCAGCACAAGGAATGCAGGAGGGTTTTAGCAGCGCTGCCTGAGCAACACGATTCCTCTCTGCTATGCCAGCAACTGCGTGACTGCTGCAGGTGCCAGCCAAGAATAGCAAATGTAATGCCACACATTCACTGCTCAGCCCTACAGGATCTCATCAGCACCAGTAAATCCAAAGCTAGTGAGACCTCGCTGGTGTTTATCACTCAGCTTTGCAAGAAATATACAGGCATTGAATGTGAAAATGCTGTTCTAATGGAGCTGGATTAGCATTCAGAAGTGGCTGGGCCTCTttcccaaaaaaacaaacacattttacaCTGAAACACTGTAATTTTACTGAACAACTGTTTAATGTAACGATCTGCTGTTCCTACATCTGTACAACATTGTACAAAATATAaccaaaaaacatttcagccCCATATAAATGTTGCACTGGCTGTCTGAGGACCCAGTGGCTTTAAGACTCTCCTATTCTCTGAGATGCTGTCACAGAAACTGTCGTGGTGCCAAAGCTCCAAGGCACTGTGTGGTCACCAGCACGTTTTGGCTTTCCAGTCTCATTCTCCATTCAGTGATGGAATCCTCCAGCCATAGCAGAGGACCTTTGGTTGTACTTCGTACTTCTGGTCAAACATGAAAGATTTTTAACCTCTTTTAGCATTAAGCAGTAATACTCTAGGGATGCCACGAGGCAGGGACAGCTACGTTTCAAAGGTGACGTGAACgtggcagctcagcactgccacatCCTTTTTTGTAGCTGATCTGCTCACGCAGATACAACTGGGTCTAGATTTCCATTCATTCTTGTCCACCCACTTTCACTGCCAGTAGCACAGGCTCATGTTGCCCTGTCTGAGAATTGCTCTTACACAGATaaagccagcagccccagcagtgaGAGGTGAGATGGTCTCACACCTGTCTTCTCCACGCAAAGTCTCATTTTGGCCAATTGTTTTTCCCTCTCATCTTCTGAGTTTCGGAAGCttctcatttgtattttaaaggtCGTAGAAGAAAATCAGGATCACACAATTCCCAAAGCTTTTCCCCACCGTTTTGACTACGATGCAGCATCCTGTTCAAAATGCAACTACTGGATCTGAAAAAGCACTCAGACTATATTGCACATCTGAAAACAGACACGTAGCCTTTGTGCAGGGCCAGTGCTCAGAGAAAACCTTGTTCACACTGGAGTGCAGAGGAGGTTTCAGGAAGGTCCTGTCACAGGCAGGAGTCTGAAAGTAAGAAGAGAAGTAACTCAGCAGGGGAACAGGCTGACAGGCATACTAGAAGGGCACCCTCAAATGTTGGAGGGTCAAAAGGACCAGCATCTGAGATTTATTTGACCCATTTCTCCATTCATACAATCTCACCAAAGCATCCTGACCTACATACAGAAACATGTCTCAAACTGAAGGATATTTCATGATGTACTGAGTGAACTGCCCATGAAATGTGTCCATAAGTCCATTCACCCTCGGCCAATGGCACTCATTCTGCACCCACATCAGGACCCTTGTTGACTCTGGCCAACTTAGAGTCACTTTCCCCTTCTCATTGCCTTTGCTCAACCAACCccagcttctctctctctgtttcacCTTCCTACCACCCAAGTCTTCTCTCCTGCATCTCTTCACTGTAGAGAAATCTAACATAGATACTACCTTATTAAATGAAGTCTGGATGTTTATTCCTAAAAGATTTGCTCAATGTCAATCCAAACTGCTGCACTCATGAGGAAatcaagtatttttctttctccacatttgcctttccatttctgtttcactttgaCCACTCTGTAGGTTAATTAAAAGTTCCATAAAGCAGTCCAGACACATTCTGCATCTCAGGATACTGCTCCTATCAATACATACACCTGTATGGCTGCTATTTTTAAGGCGTCCTGACACAACAACGTTTACCTTGACACCACACGATGAAAGAAAGGGACGCTTAAAGACCATTACCTTTAACAATGAGGGAGGCTTTGCTGAAAGCATGGCCCAAATCATTGGTGGCTTCAACCATGTAGTCACCTTCATCAGCCTTGGAAGCACCGAAGATCACCAGGGAGCAGACACCAAAGTTGTTTGTGCCAAAGTAGCAAGGATTGTTGGAGAGGTCTCTGCCATCTTTGTACCACGTGATTTTGGGGGGTGGGTGGCCTCCAACCGCACAGCTCATGCGGCACTCGGTGCCAGCGATCACCACGTGAGGCTTCAGGGGGACGAGGAATCGTGGAGGCTGGTTCTGATTTACTCCCTTGTACCTCTGTGGTCTGACTTGAACGTCAGCTggtggaagaaggaaaaaagcctcGTACAACATGGCACACAATCACTCAGGCGCTGCTTCATGGGGATGGAAGTCAGAGCAAAGGATTGGCTCAAAAGCACGGCAATTAACGTCTGGCATTCTGCACCTCCTCGTCTGAGATGCAGCACACCTGTGGATTGTAATTGCTGTTCCTTCTCAAACTGGCCAGAGTGTAACTTGCAGCCACAAACATTAGTTTCTGCAAAATTCAAGCCCTAGATGTTGCTGGGAATGAGTATCACAAATTACCTGACATGGCAGGAAACAAAGGCCTGCAACAACAACCATGGAGAAATGATAATCCTTCCCTACCAAAATGGAATTTCTTAGGGTGTTCTCTATGCACTCTCATTTTGGGCAACTAAATGCTTACAGGAGGAGGGACCTATTCCAGTGTGGTAGAAACAAGGAACACAGCACAACAACAACATCACACAGATGGCTATCTGTAAAAGCATTTTACCCTTTTGTTTTCGAATTCTCCAAGGCTGCGCAGTGTCGGATGGACGACTGGATCCCAAGTAATTTTTTGCCACCACCCTGAAGTAGTAATCCCTGCCTGGGATCACACTGGTGTACGTGAACTTGTTGGTGTAGATCAGGTCACCCACCACGTGCCACATGCCCTTCTGTGATTCGCGTTTCATGACTGTGTAGTAGAGATTGCTTTCCCATTTCTCAGATGTTGATGGCTCCCAGGTTACTGTCACTATATTTGGCACATTCTCTCTCAGTTCAATAGGTCCAGGTGGTTGTGGGATATCTGTcagatgaaaacaagcaatataGGAGATGCAGGAAAAGCTTCAAGTCCATCACGTATTTCACGATTGAGCTTTTGGGAGACACCCTGGTCATCAGATGGGACAAAATTGGATTCCTTCTCCAGATGCACAAGCTTGTTTGTTACTAACTGAGCTTCTGCTGCATTAGACCAAACTGCTGGGGCTCCTTCCCTTCTTGTGGATAAAGGTAAGAGAGCTGAACTCAGTCCACTGCCTACCACATATTCACCTGTAAGTCCATtatgcacacaaacacagaaatgcaggTGATAGTTACCCGTAACTTGAACTCGGAAGCtgaatgtttctcttttccctgtCCCACTCGTGAGCTCGACAGTATAGATGCCACTGTCAGTGAACTCAGCTGCTTTAATCAGCAGCTGGGAGGTACCATCCTGGGTGCTTATTTTAGCACGGCTTGGAAGAGAAGCTCCATCCTTTAACCAGGTCAACACAGAATCTGGAGGTGCCTGTGAAGAATAACTCTGGTTACAGCACAGGTGCTTCGCCTCCAAATGACAGTTCTGTTACCTCATTAAAATGCACCCCTACATGACACAGCTAAGGGTTGCATTGGAATATCAGAGCTTGGCTCTAAGAGCCCTCGATACAGAGCTGCTCAAGAGTTTCTCAGTACAGGTACAGCTGTCAAACAAGGTTTACTAGATCAAAACCAACAGACATCAGTAGTTAAtgttttctactttaaaaaacatttgcttgtttctgaaataaagaaaaatgtcctTAAGTGCTTATTTCTATTTCTCCATCTTTGGGCTCTACATTCCAAAAGAGCAGCTGAGTTGGAGCAGGGTCAGCAGTACGCACACTTTACCTTCCACACTCCTCCTGATATCCCAGACTTCACCTGTCTTGTTCCAACCTTAAGTCACAGCACATTGGATTTCTGTAAGTGACAACTTATGCCCTGCTGTGCAGGAAGACAAACGCAGTCAAGAGAATGTTGCTAGAAATGCTACCCCCAAAGGCtttctgagggagctggagatCAGTTCCAGATGGTGGTAACTCTGAGATGGTTGGATGGAGAGCATTCCAAGCACTTTATTTGCTGGGGTTGCTGAATGACTATAAATCTCATAAACCATGAATGTCAAGAGTGACAgctgaattcttttttcctgttttcctcatGCAGAAAGCATAGGCAGCACAGGCAGATTAAAGGATTTGCCCAGTGTCTTgtacacatggaaaaaaaaaaaggatttcaatCTGAAAACTTACCTCAAAAGGAATATTCACTCGAATGGCATTTCCTGCTTTTATAAgcaggaaatttttcactgttttgtctATTATGAACCtgggaaaaactggaaaagacagTGATTACTGTAAACAGTTTTATGTTATGACAAAATCATCAGCTGACAACTCAGGTGCATGTGCTAGCATTTCCAACAGCTTGTCTGCAGGCTGTTGATAAAGACAGCAGTACAGTAGAAAAAAAGTTCCTTGATTCACTAGCAAAGTTCTTTGCTAATCACTGCACCTTtcatgttttattgttttttaccTAGCACTCTAATTAAATAAGAGGAAAGGATGTTCAGCTACGTTCACTACAGTGTTTGCATACATCTGATGTCTCAGCCATGGAAAAAACTATGGCATGCTTCACCCCCTCACACGGATGATCCTCTGTGTAAAATGACACGAATGCAAAAAGAAATTGCAATGGACACTTATGGGGAGCTGGACTAAGAGCACTTCTTGATGCTCTCAAAAATTCTTTGTGCTTTGAGGGATCTTGAAGAGGAATAAAAGCTGATGTGGAGACTTACCAACGGGACGAACGACTTCAGTGAAAGCTTCAAGCTCTGTGGCTTCTCCTGGGCCACAGTCATTGATGGCTCTCACACGTAGGAAGTACGTCTCCTTGGTTTGCAGGCCTTTAATTTTGTAAGTGGTCGTTTCTATAGGAAAAATGTTGCATTTGGTCCAGCTGAGGCTGTTGGCAGACCGCATCTCCACGTCGTAGCCTTTCGCACCACTTCCCTCTTCTGCTTCAGGTACGTTCCAGGTCAAGGtgacactgctgctgtcactgatgGCCATCTTAAGGTCCCTCACTTTACCTGGAGGTTCTGAAAAGGGAAATTTCATTTAATCTGTTATTCTGGTATATGTGTACCCTCTTTTCAGTCACTTCCTGAGATCCCCAACATTCTTGCAGTGCATTGGATCTCCACTCTGCACAGGGCATCCTCCATATCCTGACTTCAACATCACACGGGAAATCCTTCCATTCCTCTCTCATGCAGACAGCGCACACTCAGCCATGAAACATTCCCCATTTGTTATCTTCACATACTTCTACATAGCACTGAAAACACTGCCTCCTCAGTAACATCCCAGTCTCCATTCAGGTACTCCCAAGACAGAAGGATGGTGGCAGTTCACTTACTTGTGGAGTCCCGAGCAAAGGCAGCTTGTGATGGTGCACTGATATCTCCCATACCAGAAGCATTGACAGCTGCCACACAAAATTCATATTGCAGACCCTTCTTGAGATCAGTTACTTTCAGCTTCTTGtctgcagacagaaaatgagaacGTTGGCTTGAGTGAGCAGTTCCCCAAGCAGAAAACAGTGAGACAATGTTGTACTTTTAATCCATGCAGAACAGTAGACTGAATCCTCAGGAGTAAAGTACAAATGCAGTCCCAAGTTCCCTTGTCTTCTCCTATCCTAGAGCATGCACACTTCTGAGGCACATTCATTGTATTctattccaaagaaaatattctttgagAGCTATTAAGCTACAGACAGGacaacattgcttttccttaTAGGATAATCCTAAACTCTTCCATATCAGAGAAGAGCCTAGCCTGCACCTGATGGATATAACAGCACATGCTACCTTCTGATCTCAACACAGATGagctctcagccttttttcaAGCCTTTCAAACTCATTCCAGGGTTTGAGTGAGCCACCCACCTGCTATGGGCACGCTGTTGACTGGCACCCAGGTCACGCTGCCCATCTTGCGTTTCTGAACGATGTACCCCGAAATTCGGGAGCTCCCAGATTTCCGAGGTGCTTTCCAGGATATTGTGATGGTGTCTTTGCTGACACCAACGATCTCGGGAGGATCTGGGGCACCAGGTGTAGCTAAGAAAGACATCAATGTTTTATTATTAGAATGCTTCTAGTGAAAGATATGGAAATACACCTGCTGGATCATTTCTTCCAGGTTTCTCCAATGTATTTATGTGGGTGTGTTTTGAAAATCTGACTGAGACCACTCTGATCACTTCcatgccctcctctggacccactctaaGAAGCCCACATCTCTCCAGCACTGGGAGCCCCAGAGCTGCCCTTGACCTACTGACCACACTCTTTTTTATGCAGCCCAGGCTATGATTGCCAAGCCCAGATTTGTGTGAACACTTCACAACCATGACTCAGGTTTAAATGTGTAGCAATATCCAAAACACAAGCAGTTTTCTTGACGTGAAACTCTGATAATGAATTTCCCATAGGGTTTTGGGCCACCATCACAACAAGTTATTCCTCACCTTTACTGATTGTCACCACCTCATTTGATTCCAGTGCATCGCTGCTTCCCTCTGCATTCACAGCTCTCACTCTGAAGTAGTAACTCATGTCCTGTTCCACTTTGCTGGTAGTGAACGTGGTGCAGCTCCTGGGGGTTTCTCCCAGAGTCACCCAGTCACTCTTGCCCACCTGCTGTTTCTCAATAATATAGTTTTGTACTGGTTTGCCCCCATCATCTTTCGGGGGATTCCACTGAATGGTGACATCATTGGCAGAGCTTTCTACAATTTTCAGGGGTCCTGCAGGTCGCTGTGGCTTGTCTGAAAGATAAACACAAGCAGCTCAGTTCCAGATCCAGATGCATTCCCAGGCTTGGAGCAGACAGTCTCGCTCACCAGCAGAGACTCAGTTTCTGATGGTACATATGCCTACTCACAGATTGAAATCCAGGCACTTAAGCTGTCTCTTCAAATGTCCACTCTCCTAATTTTGATAAGGGAGGAAGCCAGGCCCTTGCTCCACGGGCTGACTGTTCTCATAAGCATTGCACTAAGAGTACAGACATTTGTGGCAGGATTGAATTTGACCTTGATGTTGTGTCTGTAGATTTGCCTGCTGTGTATAGCCCTACCTTCCACAGTCTCCCAGCGTTCAAAACTCAATTAATGAGGCTGTCCAAAATGAAACCAGACACGTGTCGCATTAAAGGGCAAGTAGCACGTCAACAACCATTGCCTGCATCTTGATCTATTGGAAACACAGCCTTGTTCACCCTGGAATAGCTGGTAGTCTTAAGCAAGGCTGTGACCAGAAGTACTGGTTCTGCTCCCTCAGCCTTATGATGGAAGCCATCGTAGATGTGATGGGGATCTTACCTATTACCTCAACCTTTAGGTCAATATCCAGGATTCCACTGTCATTCTTCAGCCTGACTTTGTAATCCCCACAGTCCTTTCTCTCTGCATTGGAGATGGACAGCATGGTGAAGGTGTCTGTTTTATCAACACGAATCCTTGAGTCATCTCCCAGTTCTATTTTGTCCTTTAGCCACATTGCTCTGACTGGAAGCCGGCCCTCAAAAGGGATCTTGATCACAACTTTCTCCCCTGCCTTGGCCACAGTAGGAACGCTCATTAAGTTTTTTAGGAGAATTTCGTTCACCTGTGGAGGATCTAAAACAACAGTGCAAGGTCATTAAAAACTGCAGATCAAAGAGGATAAGGCTAACCTTGGAGGGAAGGACTTTCCCCCGTTCATTGCTGCTCTATATTCCAAACATACATTCCAAATAGTTTAATTTGGTTCTCTGGGGGCTTATCCAAATCAGTCCATGACGCTGCAAAAGCATGTACCTTCACCTTCATTTGTACACTCAGTGCTTCACACTGTGCACTTTGCTACAGGACAATTTTCAAATAGCATTTATGGCATCAATTTGCTCCTTTGCACGGGAGCAAATTTTTATCAGCAGCACAAGAATGAAGAGCCTGGTTTAGTAAAGCAATATGTGCACCCACCAAGTCTTTAAATTCATAGTGAGAAGCTTTGCACGAAGGCTCCACAGTTACATTTTTATGTACCAGCTTGTTACATCTCCCAGATACTAATTACAATTAAATCCCAATAGCCAACAATGGGTCCTGAGTGGACCTGCCCCATTTCAAGCACTGCAAGGCCAGCATTCTGCATTGAAAGCATGGGTCGTTTGAACAGACTCACCTTCAACAAAAATTGAAGCTTCAGTTTTTATATCTCCAGCTTCAAACCTATACTTCCCAGCATGAATGTCTTCTACTTTGCTAATAATGAGTTTGTGGACTAGACCTTCCTTCTCCAAAGTGACTCCTTCCATGCTTGTTAACTACAAGATAAAGATAAAGAGTACTTTCattcttaaattaaaataaaaaggaaacatttatgAATGTCACACGTTTCATTTCAATATTATCCTGGGATTACGTACCTGCTGACTAATTCACCACCACAAAGGCTTGAATCAAAGTTCATTACCATAAATAGAAGCGTTAATTGTACCTCTGCCCCTAAAATACTACTGTCACCAAAGCCTCTTTTTCTATTCTTAATGCTAAAACTTTGGTCCAGGCTCCAGGATGGCACCTTGGAACTTCTGACAGTATCACACAGATCCCACAGTCTGACCTGGGTTGCTTAATGTTCTTTTGGGATATAGAATATGATGCCTACACTTGATTCTAAGCACTAATCTGAATGAGTACTTCTGGTGTTATGCCTGCCTGAAGATCATTTGAaggttttcctttattttttgggTATCTCTCTGAcaaaccaaagaaaagaaaaaggattgcagcacaaagttttctttccatttcatggCCTCATTTCATCGCCACCTATGTAAaagaatcatagactggcttAGGGTGGAAGGAACCATAAAggtcatctggttccaaccctcaaatggaaaacacaaaggaaaatccAAAGCTTCCTAAGGAGGCAAGGATGGAAATGTCTTGAAGCaggaaggtgaaaaaaaatcttggtgAGTTTCTAACCAGAATATTTAAACAGTCTCCTTCTAGGACCATACTCAGAGCAGAGGGATGGGCATCTTGACATGATACTCAATGAGAAGTGAAGTCAGAGAGCAGGGCATTACCAAGTGAAGAAAACAGGCTGGAGGACACTTACCTTTAACCCATCCTTAAACCAGGTTCCTGTTAAGTCGTGTCTATTGACAGCACACGACAGCTCAGTTGGTTCCCCTTTCAGGACTCTGACATCAGCTAACTGCTTGTTGACACGAGAGCGTGGAGCTGAAAGTTCAGacaagaaaatgttgaaaagagGCTAAGTCTGTCTTGCACTGACAGAAAGTGCAATGAGGAGAAAAGACAGTTTTGGTTTCTTTAAATACATCTACCTCAGGCATAACACattgtggtgggttttttttaatgatgatgTTGGCCAGCTGCACTGAAGGACATTCTAGTTGGCTGCATACAATGCAGTCCTTGGATGTACAATATACTTCTCGTGTGCTTCTTGCAGTTCCACTAGGCATGTACAGCCCCTCCACCATACACATAAGTTTTCTTATCTTTACAGGTTTTGATGCTGTCATCTTGCTAGTGCAGCCACTGTTAACATTCAAATGGCTGCATACACAACATTCTTCTCTCCTGAGCGTTCTCTAGCCTCACATCTCCCAGTCTCTACAAATATAAAGGGCTGAACCACCCGAAATGGAGGACCCAGAGCTTGTTCTTGTTTGTACCAAAACGCAAAGATCAGTGGCACAGAATTAAACACATACCTTTCAGATCATCCAGGTGACGAcgtcttctgttttctgtactttCTGTACTCTTCAAGAAATCACCTGCTTTAATATCAAGGCTAGGTCCCTGTTTTCTCTGGCTTACTGAAGGACCACCATGAAGGGCTGACATCTGATCAGAACCCTGTGAACTTTGACTGAGAATACCTGGCTTCCACCCACTAAACAATTTATCGTGGAATTTGCCCTCTGCACCTCCAAAGGAGGAATCCCTGTCATAAGGAGAGCCTGACTGTCCTAAATCCCTGGCCTCAGCCCTAGCATCACCTTGACCGGAAAGTGATTCTCTGTCGTGGGATGAACCTTTGTGCTCTGATCCTCTCAAATCACTGGCAGTCCCCTTCCCAGCTTCACCATATGGAGATTTGCCAGCACGTGAGTCCAGCCCATACTCACCAGCCTTTCCAACAGCACCAACCATACCTTCTTTACCATGGACTGAGTACAACTCACTCCCATCGCCTCCCAGTCTGCTAGCACCGCTTTCCCCAGCCCTGGATCCAGCTGACCCATGTGCAGATCCAGCACCTCGTATGGCAGAGCCACCAACACCCCCACCTACTGAGGATAaggcagctcctcctgctccacCCAGAGACCCTTGAGCTCTGCCCAGCATAGCATCCCGACCATGGTGAGATCCCACCACTTCTTCGCCTCCTGAAGGAAAATGAGTGGCTCCTgacccagctgctgctgagagacCATCTTTTCCATAGGAAGAGCCAGCGTCCCTTACACCAGCTATACTACCACCAGCCCCAGCTGGGAGACCATCCTTCCCATATGGAGACCCAGCTGCCCCTGCACCAGCTAAACCTGCTACACCAACACCAGCCCCAGCTGGGAGACCATCCTTCCCATATGGAGACCCAACACCCCCGGCACCAGCTAAACCTGCAGCACCAACACCAGCTAAACCTGCACCAATaccagccccagctccagctgGGAGACCATCCTTCCCAAATGGAGACCCAACTCCCCCTGCACCAGCTAAACCTGCACCATCAAcaccagccccagctccagccccagctgggaGACCATCCTTCCCAAAAGGAGATCCAACTCCACCTGCACCAGCTAAACCTGCAGCACCAACACCAGCCCCAGCCAGGAGACCATCTGTTAAATATGGAGACCCAACAGCCCCTACACCAGCTAAACCTGCACCAATACCATCCCCAGCTCCAGCTGGGAGACCATCCTTCCCAAATGGAATCCCAACTCCACCTGCACCAGTTAAACCTGCAGCACCAACACCAGCTAAACCTGCAGCACCAACACCAGCCCCAGCTCCAACTGGGAGACCATCCTTCCCATATGGAGACCCAGCTGCCCCTGCACCAGCTAAACCTGCACCATCAACACCAGCCCCAGCTGGGAGACCATCCTTCCCAAATGGAATCCCAACTCCCCCTGCACCAGCTAAACCTGCAGCACCAACACCAGCTCCAGCTGGGAGACCATCCTTCCCAAATGGAATCCCAACTCCACCTGCACCAGCCAAACCTGCAGCACCAACACCAGCTCCAGCTGGGAGACCATCCTTCCCAAATGGAATCCCAACTCCACCTGCACCAGCCAAAcctgcagcaccagccccagctccagctgGGAGACCATCCTTCCCATATGGAAACCCAACTCCCCCTACACCAGCTAAACCTGCACCACCAacaccagctccagctccagctgggaGACCATCCTTCCCATATGGAGACCCAGCTGCCCCTGCACCAGCTAAACCTGCACCGCCAACACCAGCTAAACCTGCAGCACCAATACCAGCCCCAGCTCCAACTGGGAGACCATCCTTCCCATATGGAGACCCAGCTGCCCCTGCACCAGCTAAACCTGCAGCACCAACACCAGCTAAACTTGCAGCACCAACACCAGCCCCAGCAGGGAGACCATCCTTCCCAAATGGAGACCCAACTCCCCCGGTACCAGCTAAATCTGCAGCACCAACACCAGATAAACCTGCACCACCAACACCAGCTAAACCTGCACCATCAACACCAGCCCCAGCTGGGAGACCATCCTTCCCAAATGGAATCCCAACTCCCCCTGCACCAGCTAAACCTGCAGCACCAACACCAGCTCCAGCTGGGAGACCATCCTTCCCAAATGGAATCCCAACTCCACCTGCACCAGCCAAACCTGCAGCACCAACACCAGCTCCAGCTGGGAGACCATCCTTCCCAAATGGAATCCCAACTCCACCTGCACCAGCCAAAcctgcagcaccagccccagctccagctgGGAGACCATCCTTCCCATATGGAAACCCAACTCCCCCTACACCAGCTAAACCTGCAGCACCAACACCAGCTAAACCTGCAGCACCAACACCAGCCCCAGCAGGGAGACCATCCTTCCCAAATGGAGACCCAACTCCCCCTGCACCAGCTAAACCTGCAGCACCAACACCAGCTAAACCTGCAGCACCAACACCAGCCCCAGCAGGGAGACCATCCTTCCCAAATGGAGACCCAACTCCCCCTGCACCAGTGCCACCAATGACAGCCCCAGCTGGGAGTCCATCTTTTCCATATAACGGCCCAAATTGCCCTGCACCAGCTGCACCAGCTGCACCAGCTGCACCAGCTGCACCAGCTGCACCAGCTGCACCAGCTGCACCAGCTGCACCAGCTGCACCAGCTGCACCAGCTGCACCAGCTGCACCAGCTGCACCAGCTGCACCAGCTGCACCAGCTGCACCCTTTCCATACATAGAGCCGGCACCTTCCAAACCAGCACCACCAAGCCCTGCTTCCATTCCTGCTGGTAAACCATCCTTTCCATAAGGTTCACTTGACTGACCGTGCTTACCATACAGATCCCCCCTTTTAGCATCAACACCTGCCCCAACTGGCAGACCATCTGGACCGTATAAAA is part of the Lagopus muta isolate bLagMut1 chromosome 24, bLagMut1 primary, whole genome shotgun sequence genome and encodes:
- the IGFN1 gene encoding immunoglobulin-like and fibronectin type III domain-containing protein 1 isoform X34, giving the protein MTTRPGVKTLQKSSIRGVHITQFVDKIPKGCSTPDFERKPVSLTLQEGKNAIFRAVVKGVPAPEVKWKRAKGEINDPAKYLMFYSPATSEHILQINKITAGDSDLYRCFAVNEYGEASCSAGLRIIQVGFKRKANYVTGHPAEELKKSLQDLKKTLKKRAPLPKQKVLDKDAVFQLLLHADKKDYERICIKYGISDFRGMLRALQDLRKDTENEQAKLIHSIKYMEHIKVNKDGSASFTVEMDLKSASSNIYLLKDGEKVRYGTGDEYRKYYLRQIGKRYHFIVNDVHPEDAGLYQVKVEDVPIFSTELDAESIPVRFQKPLSDLHCHEDEDVVFDCVLRTPCFDAVWLHKAHPLEASEKHQISVSPDGLNHQLIIKNAVTTDSGLYTLDTGLCSSRAWLLVEHVREAKIQDEEHEKSDHQKGTPDKGRAKRLKHGEYVGDEDHPMDAGMKRGGWHRSDHGGGQGYSPDADGEFKLLGKEGLHKIGDEIVGPGQFAREEDTGLKFGEDKVGLRHVQSQGSMSGRGDTDDGLGGGTKSHSVDGRHDSMLGAADVDMGDAEGANSWHDKNTKLGDASSGAAFGGMKSLDATDGSSVSGGINLGSARMGGAHSVYSKDGLPAAVDMNAVSINREGEIGSPYSKGNLLVDAGGHVGQAGMSGLLYGAGGVPAGDGGRPGAGGSFVGEMEVLYGPDGLPVGAGVDAKRGDLYGKHGQSSEPYGKDGLPAGMEAGLGGAGLEGAGSMYGKGAAGAAGAAGAAGAAGAAGAAGAAGAAGAAGAAGAAGAAGAAGAAGAAGAGQFGPLYGKDGLPAGAVIGGTGAGGVGSPFGKDGLPAGAGVGAAGLAGVGAAGLAGAGGVGSPFGKDGLPAGAGVGAAGLAGVGAAGLAGVGGVGFPYGKDGLPAGAGAGAAGLAGAGGVGIPFGKDGLPAGAGVGAAGLAGAGGVGIPFGKDGLPAGAGVGAAGLAGAGGVGIPFGKDGLPAGAGVDGAGLAGVGGAGLSGVGAADLAGTGGVGSPFGKDGLPAGAGVGAASLAGVGAAGLAGAGAAGSPYGKDGLPVGAGAGIGAAGLAGVGGAGLAGAGAAGSPYGKDGLPAGAGAGVGGAGLAGVGAAGLAGAGGVGSPYGKDGLPAGAGVGVAGLAGAGAAGSPYGKDGLPAGAGGSIAGVRDAGSSYGKDGLSAAAGSGATHFPSGGEEVVGSHHGRDAMLGRAQGSLGGAGGAALSSVGGGVGGSAIRGAGSAHGSAGSRAGESGASRLGGDGSELYSVHGKEGMVGAVGKAGEYGLDSRAGKSPYGEAGKGTASDLRGSEHKGSSHDRESLSGQGDARAEARDLGQSGSPYDRDSSFGGAEGKFHDKLFSGWKPGILSQSSQGSDQMSALHGGPSVSQRKQGPSLDIKAGDFLKSTESTENRRRRHLDDLKAPRSRVNKQLADVRVLKGEPTELSCAVNRHDLTGTWFKDGLKLTSMEGVTLEKEGLVHKLIISKVEDIHAGKYRFEAGDIKTEASIFVEDPPQVNEILLKNLMSVPTVAKAGEKVVIKIPFEGRLPVRAMWLKDKIELGDDSRIRVDKTDTFTMLSISNAERKDCGDYKVRLKNDSGILDIDLKVEVIDKPQRPAGPLKIVESSANDVTIQWNPPKDDGGKPVQNYIIEKQQVGKSDWVTLGETPRSCTTFTTSKVEQDMSYYFRVRAVNAEGSSDALESNEVVTISKATPGAPDPPEIVGVSKDTITISWKAPRKSGSSRISGYIVQKRKMGSVTWVPVNSVPIADKKLKVTDLKKGLQYEFCVAAVNASGMGDISAPSQAAFARDSTKPPGKVRDLKMAISDSSSVTLTWNVPEAEEGSGAKGYDVEMRSANSLSWTKCNIFPIETTTYKIKGLQTKETYFLRVRAINDCGPGEATELEAFTEVVRPVVFPRFIIDKTVKNFLLIKAGNAIRVNIPFEAPPDSVLTWLKDGASLPSRAKISTQDGTSQLLIKAAEFTDSGIYTVELTSGTGKRETFSFRVQVTDIPQPPGPIELRENVPNIVTVTWEPSTSEKWESNLYYTVMKRESQKGMWHVVGDLIYTNKFTYTSVIPGRDYYFRVVAKNYLGSSRPSDTAQPWRIRKQKADVQVRPQRYKGVNQNQPPRFLVPLKPHVVIAGTECRMSCAVGGHPPPKITWYKDGRDLSNNPCYFGTNNFGVCSLVIFGASKADEGDYMVEATNDLGHAFSKASLIVKDSCL